The Kryptolebias marmoratus isolate JLee-2015 linkage group LG18, ASM164957v2, whole genome shotgun sequence genome includes a region encoding these proteins:
- the LOC108235026 gene encoding troponin I, slow skeletal muscle-like — translation MNPKGDKPKSKISASRKLSLKMLLLQRACEDLDKERQEREEEKRRYLGEKLPPLQLSGLSLDELQKLCKQLHEKIDIVDEERYDCEHKVIKHNKDIHELKLKVQDLGGKFKKPALRKVRVSADEMMRALLGSKHKGSMDLRANLKSVKKEDVKQDKVLTSEVGDWRKNVEAMSGMEGRKKMFDTGGGAQ, via the exons ATGAATCCCAAGGGGGATAAG CCGAAGTCCAAAATTTCGGCTTCCCGCAAGCTCTCCCTAAAA ATGTTGCTCCTCCAACGAGCTTGTGAGGATCTGGACAAGGAGAGGCAGGAgcgggaggaggagaaaaggcgCTATCTGGGGGAAAAGCTGCCCCCACTGCAGCTGTCTGGTTTGTCACTGGATGAGCTACAA AAACTGTGCAAACAACTTCATGAGAAAATTGACATAGTGGATGAGGAGAGGTATGACTGTGAGCATAAGGTGATCAAGCACAACAAAGAT ATTCATGAGCTGAAGTTGAAAGTACAAGACCTTGGAGGGAAGTTCAAAAAGCCTGCGCTGAGGAAGGTGAGGGTATCTGCAGATGAGATGATGAGAGCTCTTCTGGGCTCCAAACACAAGGGCTCGATGGATCTGAGGGCCAATCTTAAATCTGTGAAGAAGGAGGATGTCAAACAGGACAAG GTTCTCACCTCTGAAGTGGGCGACTGGCGTAAGAATGTGGAGGCCATGTCGGGCATGGAGGGCCGCAAGAAGATGTTCGATACAGGCGGTGGAGCACAGTGA